One window of Leucoraja erinacea ecotype New England chromosome 37, Leri_hhj_1, whole genome shotgun sequence genomic DNA carries:
- the LOC129713960 gene encoding MOB kinase activator 2-like isoform X2, translating into MDWLMGKTAKSKPDDKLPVTEEKKLYLDAEYSSARVSDVDLPLLVSLPSEIDQNEWLANNTMTFFNHINLQYSAVSEFCTAETCPAMNACNTQYFWTDERGKKIKCTAPQYIDLVMTHIQKLLTDEEIFPTKYGKEFPSTFESLVQKICRYLFHVVAHIYCAHFKEVVALELHPHLNTLYTHFLIFVREFNLVDPKETAVMRDLTDVLLSGVPQPQNHVNHR; encoded by the exons GAAGACTGCAAAGTCAAAGCCAGATGATAAACTGCCTGTGACTGAGGAGAAGAAATTGTATTTGGATGCAGAGTATAGCTCGGCCAGGGTGTCTGATGTCGACTTGCCTCTGCTGGTTTCTCTGCCCAGTGAAATTGACCAGAATGAGTGGTTGGCAAACAACA CGATGACATTTTTCAATCACATAAACCTGCAGTACAGTGCCGTCTCTGAGTTCTGCACAGCGGAGACCTGCCCGGCGATGAATGCCTGTAACAC TCAGTACTTCTGGACAGATGAGCGGGGGAAGAAGATAAAGTGTACCGCTCCGCAGTATATTGACCTAGTGATGACTCACATCCAAAAACTACTGACTGATGAGGAAATCTTCCCTACCAAGTATG GTAAAGAGTTCCCGAGTACCTTTGAGTCGCTGGTTCAGAAGATCTGTCGCTACCTGTTCCATGTTGTTGCCCACATCTACTGTGCCCACTTCAAAGAGGTGGTGGCCCTGGAACTGCACCCGCACCTCAACACTTTGTACACGCACTTTCTCATCTTTGTCAGGGAGTTCAACCTCGTCGATCCCAAGGAGACGGCCGTGATGAGGGACTTAACGGATGTTCTCCTGAGCGGTGTGCCTCAGCCCCAGAACCACGTCAACCACAGATGA
- the LOC129713960 gene encoding MOB kinase activator 2-like isoform X1: MVLQAVGKALRHKKRKTAKSKPDDKLPVTEEKKLYLDAEYSSARVSDVDLPLLVSLPSEIDQNEWLANNTMTFFNHINLQYSAVSEFCTAETCPAMNACNTQYFWTDERGKKIKCTAPQYIDLVMTHIQKLLTDEEIFPTKYGKEFPSTFESLVQKICRYLFHVVAHIYCAHFKEVVALELHPHLNTLYTHFLIFVREFNLVDPKETAVMRDLTDVLLSGVPQPQNHVNHR; this comes from the exons atggtcCTACAGGCAGTAGGGAAGGCACTGAGACACAAGAAAAG GAAGACTGCAAAGTCAAAGCCAGATGATAAACTGCCTGTGACTGAGGAGAAGAAATTGTATTTGGATGCAGAGTATAGCTCGGCCAGGGTGTCTGATGTCGACTTGCCTCTGCTGGTTTCTCTGCCCAGTGAAATTGACCAGAATGAGTGGTTGGCAAACAACA CGATGACATTTTTCAATCACATAAACCTGCAGTACAGTGCCGTCTCTGAGTTCTGCACAGCGGAGACCTGCCCGGCGATGAATGCCTGTAACAC TCAGTACTTCTGGACAGATGAGCGGGGGAAGAAGATAAAGTGTACCGCTCCGCAGTATATTGACCTAGTGATGACTCACATCCAAAAACTACTGACTGATGAGGAAATCTTCCCTACCAAGTATG GTAAAGAGTTCCCGAGTACCTTTGAGTCGCTGGTTCAGAAGATCTGTCGCTACCTGTTCCATGTTGTTGCCCACATCTACTGTGCCCACTTCAAAGAGGTGGTGGCCCTGGAACTGCACCCGCACCTCAACACTTTGTACACGCACTTTCTCATCTTTGTCAGGGAGTTCAACCTCGTCGATCCCAAGGAGACGGCCGTGATGAGGGACTTAACGGATGTTCTCCTGAGCGGTGTGCCTCAGCCCCAGAACCACGTCAACCACAGATGA